Proteins found in one Plectropomus leopardus isolate mb chromosome 9, YSFRI_Pleo_2.0, whole genome shotgun sequence genomic segment:
- the spata4 gene encoding LOW QUALITY PROTEIN: spermatogenesis-associated protein 4 (The sequence of the model RefSeq protein was modified relative to this genomic sequence to represent the inferred CDS: substituted 1 base at 1 genomic stop codon) — protein MSCSQSATKTGLPREVVKWLQSLDLTFYPKNVRRDFSNGYLVAEILSHYYSKDFPMHSYDKGTSLSAKQRNWSQIERSLQKQNLHLMKEVVDGAIHCKPGAAELLVQELYTILTNRSIRDVQGPVSDFTDREYQELLPTVARSTASRAIKNNLRITEIMAEPDISTNQRKAQMILHRHLEHKAAERVLNPGRFKLKPDPGGPAAKNLVPGDSTLSESCILXTWSGAAVSFKEIKVHQPVRRSLVNY, from the exons ATGTCTTGTTCACAGTCTGCTACAAAGACAGGATTGCCCAGAGAGGTCGTTAAATGGCTACAAAGCCTCGACTTGACGTTTTATCCGAAGAATGTGCGCAG AGATTTTTCCAACGGTTACCTTGTTGCAGAGATATTGTCTCATTATTACTCCAAAGACTTTCCAATGCATTCATATGACAAAGGAACATCACTTTCTGCTAAACAGAGGAACTGGAGTCAAATAGAGAGG TCGTTACAGAAGCAGAATCTGCATTTGATGAAAGAGGTTGTTGATGGAGCAATCCACTGTAAACCAGGAGCAGCTGAACTGTTGGTGCAGGAGCTTTATACTATTTTAACAAACCGAAG CATCAGAGATGTTCAAGGCCCAGTGTCAGACTTCACTGACCGAGAGTACCAGGAGCTTCTGCCCACAGTGGCCCGCTCCACGGCCTCCAGGGCCATCAAGAACAACCTGAGGATAACAGAGATCATGGCTGAGCCCGACATCAGCACAAACCAGAGGAAGGCACAAATGATCCTCCACAGACACCTGGAGCACAAGGCTGCAGAGAGGGTGCTCAACCCCG GACGTTTTAAATTGAAGCCTGATCCGGGTGGGCCGGCAGCCAAAAATCTTGTGCCTGGAGACTCTACATTAAGTGAGTCTTGTATTCTCTGAACA TGGAGTGGAGCTGCTGTTTCCTTTAAGGAGATTAAGGTGCACCAGCCTGTCAGACGCTCCCTGGTTAACTATTAA
- the asb5a gene encoding ankyrin repeat and SOCS box protein 5: protein MSDPTQEFTNKPFAAQLSNVYLSILALFCFKLFIKISLNLLTYFYIIRGNRKEAARISAEFYDYGQQHRSWADRSPLHDAASQGRLLALKTLILQGHSVNVLTIDHVTPLHEACVGDHVACARALIDAGANVNASTIDGVTPLFNACTVGSVSCTEILLENGAKPQSLVYHPSPIHEATSKGHYGCVEALVTWGADVDMDIPHLGTALYTACVCQELECARKLLREGANVQKGKSLDSPLHAAAEKDSTAVVKLLLDFGADINARNTEFQRPVDVAPPSSLTEGFLLLYEATPRLLSQLCRQCIRSCVGRDRLHLLSHLPLPNRLRSYLQYQ from the exons ATGTCAGACCCAACACAGGAATTCACCAACAAGCCCTTCGCGGCCCAGTTGTCCAATGTTTACCTCAGCATCTTGGCACTGTTCTGCTTTAAGCTCTTCATTAAGATTTCTCTCAACTTGCTGACATACTTCTACATCATCCGTGGGAACCGTAAAGAGGCTGCCAGGATATCAGCAGAGTTCTATGATTACGGTCAACAACACA GATCCTGGGCCGACCGCTCACCCCTCCATGACGCTGCGAGTCAGGGCCGCCTCCTGGCTCTGAAGACCCTCATTTTACAG GGTCACAGTGTAAATGTCCTGACTATAGACCATGTGACACCCCTTCATGAGGCCTGTGTCGGAGACCATGTCGCCTGTGCCCGAGCTCTCATTGACGCAGGAGCAAAT GTCAATGCTTCTACGATTGATGGAGTCACCCCTCTGTTCAACGCCTGTACAGTGGGCAGTGTGTCGTGCACTGAAATTCTTTTGGAAAATGGAGCTAAACCCCAGAGCCTTGTATACCATCCATCACCAATACATGAGGCTACAAGCAAAG GTCATTACGGTTGTGTGGAGGCTCTGGTGACTTGGGGGGCAGATGTGGACATGGACATTCCTCACCTGGGCACAGCGCTCTACACAGCCTGCGTCTGCCAAGAGCTGGAGTGCGCCAGGAAACTCCTGAGGGAAG GTGCAAATGTACAGAAAGGCAAATCCCTGGATTCACCCTTAcatgcagctgcagagaaagaCAGCACAGCTGTAgtgaagctgctgctggactTTGGTGCGGACATTAATGCCAGAAACACAGAGTTTCAGAGGCCGGTAGACGTGGCTCCACCCAGCAGTCTAACAGAGGGCTTCTTACTGCTTTATGAAG CTACACCACGACTGCTGAGCCAGCTGTGCCGTCAGTGCATCAGGAGCTGCGTCGGCCGTGACAGACTCCACCTTCTTTCCCACCTTCCCCTGCCCAACAGACTCAGGAGCTACCTGCAGTACCAATGA